One region of Pleuronectes platessa chromosome 18, fPlePla1.1, whole genome shotgun sequence genomic DNA includes:
- the LOC128461535 gene encoding transcription and mRNA export factor ENY2-2, whose amino-acid sequence MSKDSQMRAAINQKLIEMGERERLKELLRAKLVECGWKDQLKAQCKDVIREKGLEHVTVEDLVTEVTPKGRALVPDSVKKELLQRIRAFLAQHATL is encoded by the exons ATGAGCAAGGACTCCCAGATGCGGGCTGCGATCAACCAAAAGCTGATCGAGATGGGGGAGCGGGAGCG GTtgaaggagctgctcagggCCAAGCTGGTGGAGTGTGGGTGGAAGGACCAGCTGAAGGCACAATGCAAAG ATGTGATCAGAGAAAAGGGCCTGGAGCATGTGACCGTGGAGGACCTGGTCACAGAAGTCACACCAAAAGGAAGAG ctctggtaCCGGACAGTGTGAAgaaagagctgctgcagagaatcCGAGCTTTTCTGGCTCAACACGCGACTTTGTGA